A window of Sebastes umbrosus isolate fSebUmb1 chromosome 6, fSebUmb1.pri, whole genome shotgun sequence genomic DNA:
AAGTGAGTTGGCTGACTGTAATAAAATTTATTTCGCAGCTGTACCATCTTTCCAAAAGCAGATCTGTCCGCACTGAGAACCTAATTGTTGTGATACTGGTGATATGACTCCAGTGGAGACTagatagaaagaaaaatatatgttACCTCCCCATGCAGGTGTAAAAGCGCAAAGCTCCTGATTATGTCATCTTGCTCTACTCACAGGTATCATGGCGGGCTCCAACCGCTCTGGAGACCTACGTGATGCTCAGAAGTCGATCCCCGTCGGCACGATTGCAGCCATCACCACCACGTCTATTGTGTGTATCCTTCACTGAGGCAACTCTGTGGATCTGAAAGTGCTCATTGATGACTTTTATATAACCTTTTGCATGTTATCGTAATATTTGGATCAAACATTTCCAATGATGTATTTCTTAACAGCTTTTCCCCAGACATGTCCAGTGTGGTGCTGTTTGGTGCCTGTATAGAAGGAGTAGTCCTGAGGGACAAGTGAGTCTAATTATGTAGATTTGtgtaaatgttgttgtgtatatTTTGCAACTTTTTTAATGCTCAGAGCATGATACCCAAGACAAAGGTTAGTTTGTAATATGCACACTGATGGTAagctgttctctctcttcatatCTTGGCTTGGTCCTCCCCCTCTGGTCAAGATTGCTTCTTTTTAAGTCATTATCTTGCATGCTTTTCAAGTCAAGTGTTGGATTTCTCCGCATGTGTTCATGGGGCTGCAGTCAGAGATGCTCCAAAGAATAGTTTGGACAGTGGTTTCTTTTTTCTACACTCACCATAGCCCATACTTATTGGAAATATTAGCAATAAAGCACAAATCTAAGCTTCCTCTTGCTTTGTCCAAGATAAGCAGCCAAAATGTACTTATGTCTATCACATGGATCATCAACTAGCGAGAGTGCTGAGTGCTTTTCCCGGAATATGCAGCTTTAGTGCGCCAACTGCTTGACATGCGTAGTAACAGTAACTAAGGTAGTAAGGCTTAGCAAGCAGCCATACATCCGGTTATACATCAGTTTAAGACATTGGTGAATGGTGAAGCTAATGTGTGTTATTACATTTTCTGAGTATTTTGTCttcacctctctcctctcaggtTTGGTGAAGGGGTCAGTGGTAACCTTGTGATCGGGACTCTGGCGTGGCCGTCTCCATGGGTCATTGTGATTGGCTCCTTCTTTTCCACTTGCGGAGCGGGACTCCAGAGTCTGACTGGAGCTCCACGTCTCCTACAGGCCATCGCTCGAGACGGCATCATCCCGTTTCTCAGAGTGTGTACACATGTCGCACTCAAATGCATCATAAGCAGAAAAAAGTGTTTCAGACTTCTCAGAGACAGACTTGTTGTGTATTTTCTGTAGCTTCAGGCTGCAGAAACAAACATGATTATTACATTAATGCATTGTTAAAATTCCATACTTTATTTGTATACCACTTACTGTCCAAGAAGGTGCTGTGAAATGTGATTTAATTTGATCCTTTTTTATGTTGCTGCAGGTGTTTGGGCATGGCAAGGCCAACGGGGAGCCCACCTGGGCCCTTCTGCTCACAGCTAGCATCTGTGAGATTGGCATCATCATCGCCTCCCTGGATGCAGTCGCACCCATCCTCTCCATGTCAGTACACTGTAACTTGTAatcttgaatttcccttgggatcaataaagttactatctatctatctatctatctatctatctatctatctatctaacttcacacactcactcacacactgtatGTTTATTGCTGTGCAAGCCTACTGTAGTTAGGATGCTTCTTTCTGTCTCACTTGTCTGTTTCTGTatatctctcttcctctctctctctctctccatctctctttagGTTCTTCTTGATGTGCTACATGTTTGTCAATCTTGCCTGTGCCCTGCAGACTTTGCTGAGGACGCCAAACTGGAGGCCGCGCTTTAAGTTCTACCACtggtgagtttgtgtgtgtaaaaaaaggTAACATACATATCAGTGCCATGCTGTGATGCCTACATTTGAAACAAATACTATTAGGAGAAATATTCTCGGTAACAGCACCTGTGAGATGACGATATTAACCAGTACTGTGTGCACCTGAATCACAGTGGGGATCTGAAGCCCGTCTAACTGTACTCCAGCATGAGtttagcagcagcagactgaatACAAACCTTTCTATTTACAAGCTGTGTTCCAGCCAGAGGTGTGAAGCTGTCAGAAATCCCCAGTTTGACCAAACATGGGATGTTGTGTCTCCCGCAGGGCTCTGTCTTTCTTGGGTATGAGCCTGTGCCTGTCGCTCATGTTCATCTGTTCCTGGTATTACGCCATGGTCGCCATGGGCATCGCCACCTGCATCTACAAATACATTGAGTTCTGCGGGTAAGTAATCATCATGACAGCATAGGACTAAGATTGTATTACAGCAACCAACTTGAGTTCTCGTCAGTTTTCTTTGCAGTACATCCAATTATTATGCCAGTAGCTATTGTTTTAGTTTAATGACAGTGGATTGGGCTTGTTTTTATTCACCATAAATGCTACTgagcacatatactgtacatcatggTGCCTACATTATGAGCCAACTTATTAATGTGCTGTGTCACAGAGCGGAGAAGGAGTGGGGTGATGGGATACGTGGCATCTCTCTCAGCGCTGCACGCTTCGCTCTCATGAGGCTGGAGGAAGGACCGCCACACACCAAGAACTGGAGGTCAGTCCACACATCTTCAACTTTTAAACTGTGACAGttaaatagagctgcaacgattaatcgattagttagtctactattaaatgaattgccaactattttgataatcgattaatcagtttgagacatttttgacgaaaaagaagtaaaaattctctgattccagcttcttaaatgtgaatattttctggtttctttactcctctatgacagtaaactgaatatctttgagttggggacaaaacaagacatttcaggacatcatcttgggctttgggaaacacggatcgacatttttcaccattttctgacattttatagaccaaacaactaatcgattactcAAGAAAATAGTCAACAGATCAATCGTTGACAATgaaaatcattagttgcagccctacagttAAGCTTAAATCACCTGTTAAATCTAAAATGTCTTTAACTAACTGAGATGAGTCATTTGCttggtccttttttttttttttccaggcctCAGATCCTGGTTCTTGTGAGCATGGACGCTGAGCAGAACGTAGAGCAGCCTCGTCTGCTCTCTCTGGCCAATCAGCTGAAAGCAGGGAAGGGTCTGACCATCGTTGGCACCTCAGTTCAAGGAACCTTCCTCGACAACTACGCTGAGGCCCAGAGGGCAGATCAGGTCCGTCCACTAATCTCTAACGCAGACACTTTGACTTGTGACATAAACACAGTGGATTAATATCGCTCAACTCTCAACACATTTTTTCACAGACACTAACAGCTGTCTTCCCCTCTCTGTGGATTTGTAGTCTTTGCGTAAGTTGATGGAGACGGAGAAGGTGAAGGGCTTCTCTCAGGTGGTCATCTCCTCCAATCTTAGAGACGGGACGTCCCACCTGATCCAGGTTGGAGGACTGGGAGGTCTGAAGCACAACACTGTCATGGTCAGCTGGCCACGAAACTGGAAACAGCGCGAGTACCACCAGCAATTTAGGAACTTTATTGGTAAGtcttaagaagaagaagatgaattGAACAAAGTTAGGTAACCCTTTCCCAGGCCcttctttatattttataacacATCCATTCTGTCGCTCTGCAGAGGTGGTTAGAGAGACGACTATCGCCAGTCTGGCCTTGTTGGTTCCTAAGAATATCTCCAGCTACCCGTCCAATGGAGAGCGCTTCACTGAAGGCTACATAGATGTGTGGTGGGTTGTCCATGATGGAGGCATGTTGATGCTCCTGCCCTTCCTACTGCGTCAGCATAAGGTGGGATAATATTCTTTACGCTTGAGAGGTTTTCATATGATTTTGTCTAAGGAAAAGTAAATAATGAACACAAATTACGAAGGACGCAGAGGGTTGCAGAGGGTAAAAAAGAACACTGAGAACATTTTGTTCATCATCTGTGAATGTTCCTGTTTTGTCCCGTAGGTGTGGAGGAAGTGCAAGATGCGCATTTTCACTGTGGCTCAGTTGGATGACAATAGTATCCAGATGAAGAAAGACCTCATCACATTCCTCTATCACCTGCGCATCGATGCTGCGGTGGAAGTGGTGGAGATGGTGAGAGACTTGTCTGGCACATAACCTGAGTTCACAAACAAGAGGATTTTtgttgtttgaaaaaaatagctttttgtTCTGAGATAaacccagttttttttttttatccatagAACCAAACTTTCTTTCATAATATGACCCCGTTTCAGTATTTGACAACTGTATGTtagatgaaaaatgtattttttctctttaaagcATGACGGTGACATCTCAGCCTACACCTATGAGAAGACATTGGTAATGGAACAACGATCACAGATCCTCAAACAGATGCATCTGACCAAGAacgagaaggagagagaggtaaACCAGAAACGTTTGTACCATACATAACTGGAGAAACCCTGATACCTAAAGAAGGTTCATATCATTTTAAACCGCTTGGAACAACCTGAAATGTTAGTCAGCGTAGGACCCTAAAGACATTAATGTTGACTTTTTCATTATCACTCTGTGCGCTCCAAATATCAGCTCTGGTTCAGGGGATTGGTTTATATTAAGGTGTTGGTGTCTGGACTTGTTTTCACTGATCTGAAGGAGGAAAGACTGAACTCCAGAGTAAAATTACAATTGAACGTAATCCATTTCCTTACTATAGATCCAAAGCATTACAGATTCATCCCGTGGGTCCATTCGGCGTAAAAACTCGACTGCCCCGCCGCCGCGGTCCCGGCACAGCATTGACGAAGGAGCCAGCGTGGCAGAGCAACCAGAAGATGAGGTAATGCTGCCATGGCCCTTTTAGGAGAAATAACTTGTTTATTTATagtcctcttcacctcctcacctGCTGTCTCTCTGTGCTCCGGCTTGGGCAGAATCTATTGTTTGAtctattatgttttattacatCACAAAAGCAGCTACCACAGCAGCAATGTTTTATTCTTTCCGGTGGCTGCCCAGTGATTTCCCACTAGAGTTTCACCTACACTGACAGGtgtctcctttctctctttcactgtCACGTCACGGTGTCCATGTCTCAGTCTGTGGCTGTCTCCAACCCAAAACAGGTACAGCTGATCCACAGTAAGAACGCCTCCAAGCCGACCAGCCCCACAAGCCCCACGGCTCCCGCTGCGCCTGCAGCGACCCCAGAGTCGGCCAAAGACCTCTTCAACATGAAGCCGTGAGTGACCTGTCAGTTCCACTCAGCTTCTAGCGCAAAAAAACTGACATGacggttgtgtctagaaggtaacatgcaaattgggaaactcttgcgagatggttatggttaggcattgacctcgaatggttaaagaggacctattatgctcattttcagatgcatacttgtattttacgtTTCTACTagatcatgtttacatgctttaatgttcaaaacatgCTTTACTTCTcccataccggctgtgctgcagcacctcttttccccctctttctGAAACTGTTTGACCTCTAGTCCCCCCCTTTAAGGTTACGATAGGTCGTCTGGCAGCGAATCTCGCGAGactttttgcaagttttcacaaTTTGCAGATTACCGTCTAGACATGACACATGACATGCACACGGGGGCGTGGGTCAGGGGTAAATATTTGTCTATATTGACCCATGTTCCAGGGATGAAAGATACACATTGTGTTCCTGCGCATGTGACAAACAGAACTTTGAACTTAACCAACTTACACAAATAGGCTTCAAATCCTGTGTGAGCACATGTCCTGTTTGTAATTCGCCGTAATTATTTCCCCTCTAACATGCTGCTGCAGGGAATGGGAAAACTTgtaagtattttcttttttgtgggGAGACACACTGTGTgagctgagcagctgaaagaCTGATTTGTAAACCAAACCCAATGTGGCCTTTTGTTTCTTGCATCAGGAACCAGGTCGACGTGAGGCGCATGCACACAGCGATGCGACTCAATGAGGTCATCACGAAGAAGTCCAAGGAGGCAAAACTTGTCCTGCTCAACATGCCTGGACCACCCAAGAACCGTGTGGGCAATGAAAACTGTATCCTAAATCATTCATATGACACACTGCGGTCTATATATCTTTATCTTtgctcagttcagttcagatccTCATAGTCACACGCAGCTAGGGTGAGGGACTGCCctgcatttttatcccttgtcccatgttccacatattgagacgatgtcccacattttcattggctctagttttcaaaagtcaaaccactgcaggacagacgcttttctaaaatctggcttttatccaacgGCTgggaagaaagcagggaaggctgtcatcacggggctgtaatatttcaccggctTTGCTACACTATGCCCAACGTTATGCAGATTTAGTCGGAAtgtgatggaaactaccacaaagaaaaggaagaacagctacaacaaagactatgaaactacttataagtattgATAAGCTGGTGGAAGGCAATTCTTcgagt
This region includes:
- the slc12a5b gene encoding solute carrier family 12 member 5b isoform X2, which codes for MLNNMTDCEEGEGGSNSQGDGMPKENSPFINSSAASDADKSQYDGKNMALFEEEMDTSPMVSSLLSSLANYSNLPTGSKEHEEAENNEEGARPSKKPVKAPQLGTLMGVYLPCIQNIFGVILFLRMTWMVGIGGVFGSFIIVFMCCSTTMLTAISMSAIATNGVVPAGGSYYMISRSLGPEFGGAVGICFYLGTTFAGAMYILGCIEILLIYIIPQAAIFKFEGVEGPEAELALLNNMRVYGTLVLSFMSLVVFVGVKYVNKLALVFLACVILSIVSVYAGVIKTAIEPPVFPVCLLGNRTLLSKGYDVCAKIIEIDNETVTTKLWRSFCDSENLNATCDEYFTNNNVTEIQGIPGVTSGILAENLFGVYLEKGVFLEKRGLVSVADPDNPPTSTNRYVLADITSFFTLLVGIYFPSVTGIMAGSNRSGDLRDAQKSIPVGTIAAITTTSIVYMSSVVLFGACIEGVVLRDKFGEGVSGNLVIGTLAWPSPWVIVIGSFFSTCGAGLQSLTGAPRLLQAIARDGIIPFLRVFGHGKANGEPTWALLLTASICEIGIIIASLDAVAPILSMFFLMCYMFVNLACALQTLLRTPNWRPRFKFYHWALSFLGMSLCLSLMFICSWYYAMVAMGIATCIYKYIEFCGAEKEWGDGIRGISLSAARFALMRLEEGPPHTKNWRPQILVLVSMDAEQNVEQPRLLSLANQLKAGKGLTIVGTSVQGTFLDNYAEAQRADQSLRKLMETEKVKGFSQVVISSNLRDGTSHLIQVGGLGGLKHNTVMVSWPRNWKQREYHQQFRNFIEVVRETTIASLALLVPKNISSYPSNGERFTEGYIDVWWVVHDGGMLMLLPFLLRQHKVWRKCKMRIFTVAQLDDNSIQMKKDLITFLYHLRIDAAVEVVEMHDGDISAYTYEKTLVMEQRSQILKQMHLTKNEKEREIQSITDSSRGSIRRKNSTAPPPRSRHSIDEGASVAEQPEDEVQLIHSKNASKPTSPTSPTAPAAPAATPESAKDLFNMKPEWENLNQVDVRRMHTAMRLNEVITKKSKEAKLVLLNMPGPPKNRVGNENYMEFLEVLTEGLNRVLLVRGGGREVITIYS
- the slc12a5b gene encoding solute carrier family 12 member 5b isoform X3, whose translation is MPKENSPFINSSAASDADKSQYDGKNMALFEEEMDTSPMVSSLLSSLANYSNLPTGSKEHEEAENNEEGARPSKKPVKAPQLGTLMGVYLPCIQNIFGVILFLRMTWMVGIGGVFGSFIIVFMCCSTTMLTAISMSAIATNGVVPAGGSYYMISRSLGPEFGGAVGICFYLGTTFAGAMYILGCIEILLIYIIPQAAIFKFEGVEGPEAELALLNNMRVYGTLVLSFMSLVVFVGVKYVNKLALVFLACVILSIVSVYAGVIKTAIEPPVFPVCLLGNRTLLSKGYDVCAKIIEIDNETVTTKLWRSFCDSENLNATCDEYFTNNNVTEIQGIPGVTSGILAENLFGVYLEKGVFLEKRGLVSVADPDNPPTSTNRYVLADITSFFTLLVGIYFPSVTGIMAGSNRSGDLRDAQKSIPVGTIAAITTTSIVYMSSVVLFGACIEGVVLRDKFGEGVSGNLVIGTLAWPSPWVIVIGSFFSTCGAGLQSLTGAPRLLQAIARDGIIPFLRVFGHGKANGEPTWALLLTASICEIGIIIASLDAVAPILSMFFLMCYMFVNLACALQTLLRTPNWRPRFKFYHWALSFLGMSLCLSLMFICSWYYAMVAMGIATCIYKYIEFCGAEKEWGDGIRGISLSAARFALMRLEEGPPHTKNWRPQILVLVSMDAEQNVEQPRLLSLANQLKAGKGLTIVGTSVQGTFLDNYAEAQRADQSLRKLMETEKVKGFSQVVISSNLRDGTSHLIQVGGLGGLKHNTVMVSWPRNWKQREYHQQFRNFIEVVRETTIASLALLVPKNISSYPSNGERFTEGYIDVWWVVHDGGMLMLLPFLLRQHKVWRKCKMRIFTVAQLDDNSIQMKKDLITFLYHLRIDAAVEVVEMHDGDISAYTYEKTLVMEQRSQILKQMHLTKNEKEREIQSITDSSRGSIRRKNSTAPPPRSRHSIDEGASVAEQPEDESVAVSNPKQVQLIHSKNASKPTSPTSPTAPAAPAATPESAKDLFNMKPEWENLNQVDVRRMHTAMRLNEVITKKSKEAKLVLLNMPGPPKNRVGNENYMEFLEVLTEGLNRVLLVRGGGREVITIYS
- the slc12a5b gene encoding solute carrier family 12 member 5b isoform X1 is translated as MLNNMTDCEEGEGGSNSQGDGMPKENSPFINSSAASDADKSQYDGKNMALFEEEMDTSPMVSSLLSSLANYSNLPTGSKEHEEAENNEEGARPSKKPVKAPQLGTLMGVYLPCIQNIFGVILFLRMTWMVGIGGVFGSFIIVFMCCSTTMLTAISMSAIATNGVVPAGGSYYMISRSLGPEFGGAVGICFYLGTTFAGAMYILGCIEILLIYIIPQAAIFKFEGVEGPEAELALLNNMRVYGTLVLSFMSLVVFVGVKYVNKLALVFLACVILSIVSVYAGVIKTAIEPPVFPVCLLGNRTLLSKGYDVCAKIIEIDNETVTTKLWRSFCDSENLNATCDEYFTNNNVTEIQGIPGVTSGILAENLFGVYLEKGVFLEKRGLVSVADPDNPPTSTNRYVLADITSFFTLLVGIYFPSVTGIMAGSNRSGDLRDAQKSIPVGTIAAITTTSIVYMSSVVLFGACIEGVVLRDKFGEGVSGNLVIGTLAWPSPWVIVIGSFFSTCGAGLQSLTGAPRLLQAIARDGIIPFLRVFGHGKANGEPTWALLLTASICEIGIIIASLDAVAPILSMFFLMCYMFVNLACALQTLLRTPNWRPRFKFYHWALSFLGMSLCLSLMFICSWYYAMVAMGIATCIYKYIEFCGAEKEWGDGIRGISLSAARFALMRLEEGPPHTKNWRPQILVLVSMDAEQNVEQPRLLSLANQLKAGKGLTIVGTSVQGTFLDNYAEAQRADQSLRKLMETEKVKGFSQVVISSNLRDGTSHLIQVGGLGGLKHNTVMVSWPRNWKQREYHQQFRNFIEVVRETTIASLALLVPKNISSYPSNGERFTEGYIDVWWVVHDGGMLMLLPFLLRQHKVWRKCKMRIFTVAQLDDNSIQMKKDLITFLYHLRIDAAVEVVEMHDGDISAYTYEKTLVMEQRSQILKQMHLTKNEKEREIQSITDSSRGSIRRKNSTAPPPRSRHSIDEGASVAEQPEDESVAVSNPKQVQLIHSKNASKPTSPTSPTAPAAPAATPESAKDLFNMKPEWENLNQVDVRRMHTAMRLNEVITKKSKEAKLVLLNMPGPPKNRVGNENYMEFLEVLTEGLNRVLLVRGGGREVITIYS